The nucleotide sequence CGCACAAGAACACGCGTACGGACCGGCAATTTGTGAGAAGCCAAACGAAGCGCTTCCAGTGCCAAATCCTTTGGCACTCCTTCCATTTCATACAACACGCGCCCGCGCTGGACGCAAGCGACATATTGTTCCGGAGCACCTTTTCCCTTACCCATTCTGACTTCCAAAGGTTTTTTGGTAATTGGTTTATCCGGAAAAATACGGGTAAACAATTTGCCACCCCGTTTGACATGGCGCGAAATAGCCATGCGGGCCGCTTCAATTTGTTTAGCGGTGACCCAACCATGTTCCAAACTTTGAAGACCAAAATCGCCGAATGCCAAATTGATACCACGACTGGCCATTCCGCGAACACGTCCTTTTTGCATCTTTCTATATTTTGTTTTCTTTGGTTGTAACATTTATAACTCCAAAAATTAAAAATCAAAAATCAAAAACACAGGTTAAAAATTAAAGATTTTTTATTTTTGATATGTGTCTTTAATCTTTAATTTTTGATCTTTAATTTGGCAACACTTCTCCTTTATATATCCAAGTTTTCACACCGATAATGCCGTAAGTTGTTTTGGCCTCGGCAAAACCATAATCAATATCGGCACGCAGTGTATGAAGCGGAACGGAACCCTCATGATACCACTCGGTTCTCGCCAATTCGGCACCAGCAAGTCTGCCTGAACATTGAATCTTGATTCCTTTGCCGCCAAACTTGAGTGTTGCCTGAACCGCTTTTTTCATAGCGCGGCGGAAAGCAATACGTCTTTCCAATTGCATCGCCACATTTTCTGCAACTAATTGGGCATCCAGTTCGGCTCTTCTCACTTCACGAATATTGACAGTTACCGCATCTTTTGTGAAACGTGAAACTTCTTGTTTTAACTGTTCGATGCCAGCCCCTTTTTTTCCAATAACGAGACCCGGTCTGGCTGTGTAAATATTAATCGTCACATTGTCCGAAGCTCTTTCAATTTCTATCAGGGAGATACCCGCACCAAACAATTTTTCCTTCAGATATTTTCTGATGGTGTGATCTTCACGAACCAGGCGTGGATATTCCTTGGGTTTAACATACCACTTGGAATCCCACGATCTGATGACGCCTAAACGAAATCCTTTTGGATGTGTTTTCTGTCCCATTTTTCTCCTGTGTTTACGTATTTATGTGCTCATGTATTCATGTGTTTATGTGCTCATGTCAACAGAGACACATGAGCACATGGGTACATGAGCACAATTATTTCTCCTCCAAAACAATTGTTATATGGCTGGTTCGTTTCAAAATTGTTGTTGCCGACCCTTTCGCGCGGTGCAACATTCTTTTCATTGTTGGACCGA is from Deltaproteobacteria bacterium and encodes:
- the rplP gene encoding 50S ribosomal protein L16, which encodes MLQPKKTKYRKMQKGRVRGMASRGINLAFGDFGLQSLEHGWVTAKQIEAARMAISRHVKRGGKLFTRIFPDKPITKKPLEVRMGKGKGAPEQYVACVQRGRVLYEMEGVPKDLALEALRLASHKLPVRTRVLVREGGYREAS
- the rpsC gene encoding 30S ribosomal protein S3, whose protein sequence is MGQKTHPKGFRLGVIRSWDSKWYVKPKEYPRLVREDHTIRKYLKEKLFGAGISLIEIERASDNVTINIYTARPGLVIGKKGAGIEQLKQEVSRFTKDAVTVNIREVRRAELDAQLVAENVAMQLERRIAFRRAMKKAVQATLKFGGKGIKIQCSGRLAGAELARTEWYHEGSVPLHTLRADIDYGFAEAKTTYGIIGVKTWIYKGEVLPN